The Synchiropus splendidus isolate RoL2022-P1 chromosome 1, RoL_Sspl_1.0, whole genome shotgun sequence genome includes a window with the following:
- the armc7 gene encoding armadillo repeat-containing protein 7, whose protein sequence is MWKKNTDRFEYLQNLVTEFQDTDSDEAREQILANLANFAYDPSNLEHLMELQVTDLFLDMLTEENHTFVEFGMGGLCNLSMDPHCRDIILQNGGVALVTNCLSSQREETVLSAITTLLNLVTPASRSEITDPAIVQCMLRFSLANSPRLRNLAEVFLQDCCTQAQVTQMQQQMQELQQTAVGIPLPEDRSTPT, encoded by the exons ATgtggaagaaaaacactgaTAGATTCGAATATTTGCAGAATCTGGTGACCGAGTTTCAGGACACTGACAGTGACG AGGCTCGGGAGCAGATACTGGCTAATCTGGCCAATTTTGCCTATGACCCATCAAACCTGGAACACCTGATGGAACTGCAGGTCACCGACCTGTTCCTGGACATGCTCACTGAGGAGAACCACACCTTCGTAGAGTTTGGGATGG GTGGGCTCTGTAACCTAAGCATGGACCCACACTGTCGTGATATCATCCTGCAAAACGGTGGCGTTGCCCTGGTGACCAACTGTTTGTCAAGTCAGAGGGAAGAGACAGTTCTGTCCGCCATCACTACACTCCTGAACCTAGTGACGCCGGCATCACGCTCTGAGATCACTGACCCGGCCATTGTGCAGTGCATGCTACGCTTCTCCCTCGCCAACAGTCCTCGTCTGAGGAACCTGGCTGAGGTCTTCCTGCAGGACTGCTGCACTCAGGCGCAGGTGACTCAAATGCAGCAACAGATGCAGGAACTCCAGCAGACAGCTGTCGGGATCCCCCTCCCAGAAGACAGAAG